A single Lycium barbarum isolate Lr01 unplaced genomic scaffold, ASM1917538v2 unchr_scaffold_121, whole genome shotgun sequence DNA region contains:
- the LOC132625639 gene encoding hyoscyamine 6-dioxygenase-like has protein sequence MADLISSWSNKLEAVPSSHCIPLHERPVDPVPIVKDIPIIDLGKAKGEERAVVVQQLLKACQEYGFFQVINHGVPEDLMDEAMKVYKEFFSLPVEEKANYAKEAANNTARGAATLYSSSAKHYDSEEHRYWRDVLEHSCNLDGEDKITWPDNPPRYREVIGTYSDEARKLSKIILALVSEGLGLDAGYFDKELGQRMLVNHYPACPNPSLTLGVGGHCDPNLITIIQQQVYGLQILKDEKWIGVEPQPHAFVVNSGLPLTVISNGKLASVAHRVVTNTTQARTSIGTFICPEDVVEPAKSLVGPANPPLFKSFKWGVEFMPHYLSKKSVYHAALEPFKIDA, from the exons ATGGCGGACCTCATCtcaagctggtcaaacaaattaGAAGCAGTTCCTTCAAGTCATTGCATACCATTACATGAAAGACCAGTTGATCCAGTTCCAATTGTTAAGGATATTCCAATAATTGATTTGGGAAAAGCTAAGGGTGAAGAACGAGCTGTTGTTGTCCAACAGCTTCTCAAAGCTTGTCAAGAATATGGCTTTTTTCAG GTAATCAATCATGGAGTACCAGAAGATCTAATGGATGAGGCAATGAAAGTGTACAAAGAATTCTTCAGTTTGCCAGTGGAAGAGAAAGCGAATTATGCAAAGGAAGCAGCAAATAATACAGCAAGAGGTGCAGCGACACTGTATAGTAGCAGTGCAAAGCATTATGATTCAGAGGAACATCGATACTGGAGGGATGTCTTGGAACACAGCTGCAATCTTGATGGTGAAGACAAAATAACTTGGCCTGATAACCCTCCAAGATATAg GGAGGTTATTGGTACATATTCTGATGAAGCGAGAAAGCTAAGCAAGATCATCTTGGCTTTGGTAAGTGAAGGGCTAGGGTTGGACGCAGGGTACTTTGACAAAGAACTTGGACAGAGAATGCTTGTCAATCACTATCCAGCATGCCCAAATCCAAGTTTAACTTTGGGAGTTGGTGGACATTGTGATCCTAATCTCATAACCATTATCCAACAACAAGTATATGGCCTTCAAATATTGAAGGATGAGAAATGGATTGGTGTGGAGCCTCAACCTCATGCATTTGTTGTCAATTCTGGTTTACCACTAACG GTAATTAGCAATGGGAAGCTGGCAAGTGTTGCACATAGAGTGGTGACGAACACAACTCAAGCTCGTACATCCATTGGTACTTTTATTTGTCCTGAAGATGTTGTTGAACCTGCAAAATCACTTGTTGGTCCGGCCAATCCTCCACTGTTCAAATCCTTCAAATGGGGCGTTGAGTTTATGCCACATTACCTCAGCAAGAAATCGGTCTACCACGCAGCATTGGAGCCTTTCAAAATCGATGCTTAA